In Pseudomonas nunensis, a single window of DNA contains:
- the bioF gene encoding 8-amino-7-oxononanoate synthase, which yields MSFDLAARLAARRADNLYRQRPLLESPQGPEVVVDGQPLLAFCNNDYLGLANHPQVIEAWRAGAARWGVGGGASHLVIGHSTPHHELEEALADLTGRPRALLFTTGYMANLGAVTALVGQGDTVLEDRLNHASLLDAGLLSGARFNRYLHNDATSLAKRLEKATGNTLVVTDGVFSMDGDIADLPALAREAKAKGAWLMVDDAHGFGPLGANGGGIVEHFGLSQEDVPVLVGTLGKAFGTAGAFVAGSEELIESLIQFARPYIYTTSQPPALACATLKSLELLRSEHWRREHLNVLIRQFRRGAEQIGLELMDSFTPIQPIMIGDAGRAVRLSQMLRERGLMVTAIRPPTVPAGSARLRVTLTAAHSEAQVQLLLNGLADCFAQLGPEPSHA from the coding sequence ATGTCTTTCGATCTCGCCGCACGCCTTGCTGCCCGTCGTGCTGACAATCTCTATCGCCAGCGTCCGCTGCTGGAAAGCCCCCAAGGCCCGGAAGTGGTGGTCGATGGCCAGCCGTTGCTCGCGTTTTGCAACAACGACTACCTGGGCCTGGCCAATCACCCGCAAGTGATCGAAGCCTGGCGCGCTGGTGCAGCGCGTTGGGGCGTCGGCGGCGGGGCTTCGCATTTGGTCATCGGCCACAGCACCCCGCATCACGAGTTGGAAGAGGCGCTGGCCGATCTCACCGGTCGCCCACGCGCGTTGCTGTTTACCACCGGTTACATGGCCAACCTTGGCGCAGTCACCGCGTTGGTCGGGCAGGGCGATACGGTGCTGGAGGACCGGCTCAATCACGCGTCGCTGCTGGATGCCGGGTTGTTGTCCGGTGCGCGCTTCAATCGTTATCTGCACAACGACGCGACCAGTCTGGCCAAGCGTCTGGAAAAGGCCACCGGCAATACGCTGGTGGTCACCGACGGCGTGTTCAGCATGGACGGCGATATCGCCGACCTGCCGGCGCTGGCGCGAGAAGCCAAGGCCAAAGGCGCGTGGCTGATGGTCGACGATGCGCACGGTTTTGGTCCGCTGGGCGCCAATGGTGGCGGGATCGTCGAACATTTTGGTTTGAGCCAGGAGGACGTGCCGGTGTTGGTCGGCACCCTCGGCAAAGCGTTCGGTACGGCCGGGGCGTTTGTGGCGGGTAGCGAAGAGCTGATCGAGAGCCTGATCCAGTTTGCGCGTCCCTACATCTACACCACCAGCCAGCCACCGGCGCTGGCCTGCGCGACGCTGAAAAGTCTCGAATTACTGCGCAGCGAGCATTGGCGACGCGAGCACCTTAATGTGCTGATCCGTCAATTTCGTCGCGGTGCCGAGCAGATCGGCCTGGAACTCATGGACAGCTTCACACCGATCCAGCCGATCATGATCGGCGATGCCGGCCGCGCGGTGCGACTCTCGCAGATGCTGCGCGAGCGTGGCTTGATGGTCACTGCGATCCGTCCACCCACCGTGCCGGCCGGCAGTGCTCGCCTGCGGGTGACCCTGACCGCTGCCCACAGCGAAGCGCAGGTGCAGCTATTGTTAAATGGACTTGCCGATTGTTTTGCACAACTGGGACCGGAGCCAAGCCATGCGTAA
- a CDS encoding alpha/beta fold hydrolase has protein sequence MRNRLILLPGWGLGISPLEPLAAALQGLDEHLRVEIEPLPELESGELQEWLDELDSTVPQDTWLGGWSLGGMLASELAARRGDRCCGLLTLASNPSFVAHEQWPSAMPGETFDAFLAGCNADPRMTLKRFSLLCAQGAEDPRGLSRLLLGGAPHASAQVLMSGLEVLAQLDTRQALQAFRGPQLHLFAGLDGLVPAEAAGDLLALLPDVEIGLIEQASHAFLLEDPHGVAGAIQAFLHESGDD, from the coding sequence ATGCGTAATCGACTGATTCTGCTGCCCGGTTGGGGCCTCGGGATTTCGCCGCTGGAGCCATTGGCCGCAGCCTTGCAGGGTCTGGATGAACACCTGCGGGTCGAGATCGAGCCGTTGCCGGAACTGGAGTCGGGCGAGCTGCAAGAGTGGCTCGATGAGCTGGATTCGACCGTGCCTCAGGATACCTGGCTCGGTGGCTGGTCATTGGGCGGCATGCTCGCGTCCGAGTTGGCGGCGCGGCGCGGTGATCGCTGCTGCGGCTTGCTGACCCTGGCGAGCAATCCTTCGTTTGTCGCCCATGAGCAATGGCCGAGCGCGATGCCCGGTGAGACCTTCGATGCGTTTCTGGCAGGTTGCAACGCCGATCCACGCATGACCTTGAAACGCTTTTCTCTGCTCTGCGCCCAGGGTGCCGAAGACCCACGCGGACTTTCGCGATTGTTGCTCGGTGGCGCGCCGCACGCGTCGGCGCAAGTCTTGATGAGCGGCCTGGAAGTCCTCGCGCAACTGGATACCCGGCAAGCGCTGCAGGCGTTTCGGGGTCCGCAACTGCATCTGTTCGCCGGCCTCGACGGGCTGGTCCCGGCCGAAGCGGCGGGAGACTTGCTGGCGTTGTTGCCGGATGTCGAAATCGGCCTGATCGAACAGGCCAGCCACGCGTTTCTTCTGGAAGACCCCCACGGTGTGGCGGGGGCGATCCAGGCCTTTTTGCATGAGTCCGGTGATGACTGA
- the bioC gene encoding malonyl-ACP O-methyltransferase BioC — MTDLSLPNLPAGLPDKRQVAASFSRAAASYDSVAELQRDVGSELLRRLPDEFVPGRWLDLGCGTGYFSRALGERFPASHGIALDIAEGMLNHARPLGGATHFIAGDAERLPLQDSTCDLIFSSLAVQWCSNFASVLSEANRALKPGGIFAFASLCVGTLYELRDSWRQVDGMVHVNRFREFETYQQLCAASGLQVISLQTCPHVLHYPDVRSLTHELKALGAHNLNPGRPGGLTGRARILGLVEAYEQFRQAQGLPATYQVVYAVLEKPL; from the coding sequence ATGACTGATTTATCCCTTCCCAACCTACCCGCAGGCTTGCCCGACAAGCGTCAGGTGGCAGCGTCCTTTTCCCGCGCGGCGGCCAGCTACGACAGCGTGGCTGAATTGCAACGGGATGTTGGCAGCGAGTTGTTGCGTCGGTTGCCCGATGAGTTTGTACCCGGTCGCTGGCTGGACTTGGGCTGCGGCACCGGTTATTTCAGCCGTGCACTGGGTGAGCGTTTTCCGGCGAGTCACGGTATTGCGCTGGATATCGCCGAAGGCATGCTCAATCACGCCCGACCATTGGGTGGCGCCACACACTTTATCGCTGGCGATGCCGAGCGGTTGCCGTTGCAGGATTCAACCTGTGACCTGATCTTTTCCAGCCTCGCGGTGCAGTGGTGTTCGAACTTCGCCTCGGTGCTCAGTGAAGCGAATCGGGCATTAAAACCGGGCGGTATTTTTGCGTTTGCTAGTCTGTGTGTCGGCACGCTGTACGAATTGCGTGACAGCTGGCGTCAGGTGGATGGCATGGTGCACGTCAACCGCTTCCGCGAGTTCGAGACTTATCAACAGCTGTGCGCGGCCAGTGGATTGCAGGTCATCAGCCTGCAAACCTGCCCACATGTGCTGCATTACCCGGATGTGCGCAGCCTGACCCATGAGCTCAAGGCGTTGGGCGCGCATAACCTGAACCCTGGTCGGCCGGGCGGTTTGACCGGCAGGGCGCGGATCCTCGGCCTGGTCGAGGCGTATGAACAGTTTCGTCAGGCACAGGGACTGCCGGCGACTTATCAAGTGGTTTATGCCGTGTTGGAGAAACCCTTATGA
- the bioD gene encoding dethiobiotin synthase: MSAAYFITGTDTDVGKTTVAAGLLHAARSAGLSTAAGKPVASGCEVTPKGLRNADALALLAECSVPLTYAQVNPVAFEPAIAPHLAAREAGIALTVQSLLTPMREILDMNADFTLIEGAGGWRVPLADQDNLSDLAIALDLPVILVVGVRLGCINHALLTAEAIANDGLQLAGWVANIIEPKTSRLEENLATLAERIPAPCLGRVPKLKSVTAEAVAEHLQLDLLD, translated from the coding sequence ATGAGCGCAGCCTATTTCATCACCGGTACTGACACTGATGTCGGCAAAACCACCGTTGCTGCAGGTTTGCTGCATGCCGCGCGGTCGGCAGGGTTAAGCACCGCGGCGGGCAAACCCGTGGCTTCCGGCTGTGAGGTGACCCCTAAAGGATTGCGCAACGCCGACGCCTTGGCGTTGTTGGCGGAATGTTCGGTGCCGCTGACGTATGCACAGGTCAATCCAGTGGCGTTCGAACCAGCGATCGCCCCGCATTTGGCGGCGCGGGAGGCGGGCATCGCTTTGACGGTGCAGTCCTTGTTAACGCCGATGCGCGAGATCCTGGATATGAATGCGGACTTCACGCTGATCGAAGGGGCGGGCGGTTGGCGCGTGCCGTTGGCGGATCAGGATAATTTGTCGGACCTGGCGATCGCACTGGATCTGCCGGTGATTCTGGTGGTCGGTGTGCGCTTGGGTTGTATCAATCATGCGCTGTTGACGGCTGAAGCTATTGCTAACGATGGTCTGCAGTTGGCTGGATGGGTGGCCAACATCATCGAGCCGAAGACCTCGCGTCTGGAGGAGAACCTTGCCACGCTGGCCGAGCGGATACCCGCGCCGTGCCTGGGCCGGGTGCCGAAACTCAAGTCGGTGACGGCGGAGGCGGTGGCCGAGCATCTGCAGCTGGATCTGCTCGATTAA